A genomic stretch from Alloyangia pacifica includes:
- a CDS encoding TIGR02300 family protein translates to MPKEEWGTKRICPTTGKRFYDLNKDPIVSPYTGEVLTLDTGKRTMLSADQPDGAPRRAQKEESEDVDLLEDDVEVELDDDDVLDDDEDDNVSLDEITDVPGDDDE, encoded by the coding sequence ATGCCCAAAGAAGAATGGGGCACGAAGCGCATCTGCCCGACCACCGGGAAACGTTTCTACGACCTGAACAAGGATCCGATCGTCTCGCCGTACACCGGCGAGGTGCTGACTCTCGATACCGGCAAGCGCACCATGCTGTCGGCGGACCAGCCGGATGGCGCCCCGCGCCGTGCCCAGAAAGAGGAGTCGGAAGACGTCGATCTGCTGGAAGATGATGTCGAGGTCGAACTCGATGACGATGATGTTCTCGACGATGACGAGGATGACAACGTCTCGCTCGACGAGATCACCGACGTTCCCGGCGATGACGACGAGTAA
- a CDS encoding ABC transporter permease, whose protein sequence is MRAWLPNLLAGRLVRLTWLLPLAAVGLFTLISLAPIDPVQAYVGGRSSQIGPEQRDAIAAAWGLDQPAAKRFASWLGQLTKGDLGQSITFNAPVMQVIATRLPASLALVGLAFVLSFVLGTLLGLTAAAMRGRWPDRVIRTLAVALAASPGFWVAILLVAVFAVGLGWLPACCATPPGQLATEVTLADRWRHMVLPVVTLSVVGIAPLVLHTRQSLIAFLKSPAAHHLATHGATPLRMALGPGLRHAAGVALTLHLAGAGEIFGGSVLAEAVFAWPGLGQATVRAATGADAPLLMGIGLATLLFVFAGNLLADIAARLADPRLRRPA, encoded by the coding sequence GTGAGGGCATGGCTGCCGAACCTGCTGGCCGGACGCCTGGTCCGGCTGACCTGGCTGCTGCCGCTGGCGGCAGTCGGGCTGTTCACGCTGATCTCGCTTGCCCCGATTGACCCGGTGCAAGCCTATGTCGGCGGCCGCAGCTCGCAGATCGGCCCGGAGCAGCGCGACGCCATCGCCGCCGCCTGGGGTCTGGACCAACCGGCAGCCAAACGATTTGCCAGCTGGCTCGGTCAGCTGACAAAGGGTGACTTGGGGCAATCCATCACCTTCAACGCGCCCGTGATGCAGGTCATCGCCACGCGCCTGCCTGCCTCGCTGGCGCTGGTCGGGCTGGCCTTTGTGCTGTCCTTCGTGCTGGGCACTCTGTTGGGCCTGACGGCGGCTGCGATGCGCGGGCGCTGGCCCGACCGGGTGATCCGCACGCTTGCCGTTGCCTTGGCGGCAAGCCCGGGATTCTGGGTGGCAATCCTGCTGGTCGCCGTTTTTGCCGTCGGGCTGGGTTGGCTGCCCGCCTGCTGCGCGACGCCTCCCGGTCAACTGGCCACCGAGGTCACTCTGGCGGATCGCTGGCGTCACATGGTCCTGCCGGTCGTCACCCTATCGGTCGTGGGCATTGCGCCGCTGGTGCTGCACACCCGGCAAAGCTTGATCGCCTTCCTCAAAAGCCCCGCCGCGCACCACCTTGCGACCCATGGGGCCACGCCCCTGCGCATGGCTCTTGGACCCGGCCTGCGCCACGCGGCCGGGGTCGCGCTGACCCTGCACCTCGCCGGAGCGGGAGAGATCTTCGGCGGCTCGGTTCTGGCCGAGGCCGTCTTCGCCTGGCCAGGCCTGGGGCAGGCCACCGTGCGCGCGGCGACGGGGGCAGACGCGCCGCTTCTGATGGGGATCGGGCTGGCGACGCTGCTGTTTGTCTTCGCGGGCAACCTACTGGCCGACATCGCCGCCCGTCTGGCCGACCCGCGACTGAGGCGTCCCGCATGA
- a CDS encoding ATP-binding cassette domain-containing protein, translating to MTLRIEDLTVTFPTGPVLEGVSLSLDRGEVVGLTGTSGAGKSLVAEALVGALPPNAIRTGHITIAGNPVRPRTIALAPQRLDALDPLARVGRQIQRFARLAERSADVTGALASVGLPPDTARFYPHELSGGMARRVLLATALATGADWIIADEPTVGLDEAAAARVLSLLADLAAAGRGVMVISHDLIGLVRIASRIVILREGRQVETAPKAAFAGTGSPLRKAFSRALWDAQLAPDAQC from the coding sequence ATGACCCTGAGGATCGAAGACCTGACTGTGACCTTTCCGACCGGCCCGGTTCTGGAGGGCGTATCCCTGTCGCTGGATCGCGGCGAGGTCGTCGGGCTGACCGGCACCTCCGGCGCGGGCAAGAGCCTCGTCGCCGAGGCTCTGGTCGGAGCATTGCCGCCGAACGCCATCCGGACAGGCCACATCACCATTGCAGGCAATCCAGTCCGCCCCCGGACGATCGCACTGGCCCCGCAGCGGCTGGATGCGCTGGATCCGCTGGCGCGGGTCGGCCGCCAGATCCAGCGGTTCGCCCGCCTTGCAGAGCGATCCGCCGACGTGACTGGCGCGCTGGCCAGTGTCGGCTTGCCGCCGGACACGGCCCGGTTCTACCCGCACGAGCTGTCGGGCGGCATGGCGCGCCGCGTGCTTCTGGCCACGGCACTGGCCACAGGCGCGGACTGGATCATCGCCGACGAACCGACGGTCGGGCTGGACGAGGCCGCCGCGGCCCGCGTCCTGTCGCTGCTGGCCGATCTGGCTGCTGCCGGGCGAGGGGTAATGGTGATTTCGCACGACCTGATCGGTCTGGTGAGGATCGCGTCACGTATCGTCATCCTGCGAGAGGGCAGGCAGGTCGAAACGGCGCCGAAAGCCGCATTTGCCGGGACCGGAAGCCCTCTGCGCAAAGCCTTTTCCCGAGCGCTGTGGGATGCGCAACTTGCGCCGGATGCTCAATGCTGA
- a CDS encoding ATP-binding cassette domain-containing protein yields the protein MLTARDLCHAFGNRQILTGVDLKLSPGEVMGVGGASGSGKTTLCRILAGRLVPGHGEVLLDGARLETARPGLPAPVHYAPQSPELAVDPRWPVRRVLENGMIPDPEVLAALGIRDAWLNRRPTQLSGGELARVSLARLFHPRLRVLICDEITSQLDAIEQDLLLRALLDLTRQRRISVLLVSHSNGLRSRFCGTSLVLDSHGHR from the coding sequence ATGCTGACCGCCCGCGACCTGTGCCATGCCTTCGGCAATCGGCAGATCCTGACCGGCGTTGACCTTAAGCTCTCCCCGGGCGAGGTGATGGGCGTTGGCGGAGCATCGGGTTCCGGCAAGACGACCCTTTGCCGGATCCTTGCGGGCCGGTTGGTGCCAGGTCACGGCGAGGTTCTGCTCGACGGAGCAAGGCTCGAAACGGCAAGGCCGGGGCTTCCGGCCCCGGTGCACTACGCCCCCCAATCCCCCGAGCTGGCGGTCGATCCCCGCTGGCCCGTGCGCAGGGTCCTGGAAAACGGCATGATCCCGGACCCCGAGGTGCTTGCGGCGCTCGGCATACGCGACGCGTGGCTAAACCGACGGCCGACGCAACTTTCGGGGGGTGAGCTGGCGAGGGTTTCCCTCGCGCGCCTGTTCCACCCGCGTCTACGGGTTCTGATCTGTGACGAAATCACCAGCCAATTGGATGCGATCGAGCAGGATCTGCTTCTGAGGGCCCTGCTCGATCTGACCCGCCAGCGACGGATATCAGTGCTCCTTGTGTCTCACAGCAATGGCTTGAGGTCTCGTTTCTGTGGCACAAGCTTGGTGCTCGACAGTCACGGCCACAGATAG
- a CDS encoding AAA family ATPase gives MSDHFFVVTGGPGAGKTSLITELARRGFHTIPESSRAIIREEMARGGDALPWADRMVYAERVLERDLRAYSTAQALPGPVIFDRGIPDILGYLTLCGLPVPPHVAAAAKAARYNARVFLAPYWDEIFTKDTERTQTHAEAEATCAVMRETYTALGYKTTELPRADIATHASFVCAHLAIRP, from the coding sequence ATGAGCGACCATTTCTTCGTCGTGACGGGCGGCCCCGGTGCGGGCAAGACCAGCCTCATAACCGAGCTTGCCCGTCGCGGCTTCCACACGATCCCCGAATCCAGCCGAGCGATCATTCGCGAGGAGATGGCGCGCGGCGGAGACGCCCTCCCCTGGGCGGACCGCATGGTCTATGCCGAAAGGGTGCTGGAGCGGGACCTGCGCGCCTACAGCACAGCGCAGGCGCTACCAGGCCCCGTGATCTTCGACCGCGGCATCCCTGATATCTTGGGCTACCTGACCCTCTGCGGCCTCCCCGTGCCGCCCCATGTCGCCGCAGCAGCCAAGGCAGCCCGCTACAACGCCCGCGTCTTCCTTGCGCCCTACTGGGACGAGATCTTCACAAAGGACACCGAACGCACGCAGACCCACGCCGAGGCCGAAGCGACCTGCGCCGTCATGCGGGAGACGTACACCGCGCTCGGATACAAAACCACGGAGCTGCCGCGCGCCGACATTGCAACACACGCCAGCTTTGTATGTGCCCACTTGGCGATCCGACCGTAA
- a CDS encoding ABC transporter permease: protein MSNSAERTLVVPTGRRRPERRAQRQGLVALVLLGTVLLGAALLPDGALSVDAAARALPPQRTHLMGTDLLGRDIAARTLAALAQSVQVGLLAAGASTLVAMVLGLAATFGRVTDHAVGVLTELALGLPHFVLLIMVAFATGGGTTGVIVAVALTHWPRLARVLRHEAQTIAASEYVATSRALGRSRSWVARHHLVPHLVPQIVAGFILIFPHAILHEAGLSFIGLGIEPHLPSIGVMLSESLREIMAGHWWVAAAPGLGLMLVALAFERFGEALRQLSDPAGGMA from the coding sequence ATGAGCAACTCGGCCGAGCGCACCCTGGTCGTGCCCACGGGCCGACGGCGTCCGGAGCGCCGGGCGCAACGACAGGGTCTCGTCGCGCTGGTGCTGCTGGGCACGGTGCTGCTGGGGGCGGCGCTGCTGCCCGATGGTGCCCTGTCGGTCGACGCGGCCGCACGTGCGCTGCCACCACAGCGGACGCATCTGATGGGCACCGACCTGCTGGGTCGCGACATCGCCGCCCGCACCCTGGCAGCCCTTGCGCAAAGCGTGCAGGTCGGGCTTCTGGCGGCGGGCGCATCGACCCTCGTGGCGATGGTGCTGGGGCTGGCGGCGACCTTCGGGCGCGTCACCGATCACGCGGTCGGGGTGCTGACGGAACTGGCGCTCGGACTGCCGCACTTCGTGCTGCTGATCATGGTTGCCTTTGCCACGGGCGGTGGCACGACAGGTGTGATCGTCGCAGTGGCGCTGACCCACTGGCCGCGCCTCGCGCGCGTCCTGCGACACGAGGCACAGACGATCGCCGCGTCGGAGTACGTGGCAACCTCGCGCGCGCTGGGACGGTCGCGGAGCTGGGTCGCCCGGCATCACCTCGTGCCGCACCTCGTGCCGCAAATCGTCGCCGGTTTCATCTTGATCTTCCCCCATGCGATCCTGCACGAGGCAGGGCTCAGCTTCATCGGCCTCGGGATCGAACCGCACCTGCCGTCGATCGGGGTGATGCTGTCCGAAAGCCTGCGAGAGATCATGGCGGGCCACTGGTGGGTTGCCGCCGCGCCCGGCCTTGGTCTGATGCTGGTCGCCCTGGCCTTTGAACGGTTCGGCGAGGCATTGCGCCAGCTGTCGGATCCGGCGGGAGGCATGGCATGA
- a CDS encoding ABC transporter substrate-binding protein, whose translation MTKIPALAAALMLSVPALAAAEPGRPLTVAAQFEIKGAEPSTSGYIFTRMGITETLVDADAEGNLVPGLATGWQVSEGGLNWSFTLRPGVSFHDGSPMDAEAVLNALTIARAKPGPLASLPISGMTAEDGALVITLTEPSAALPAYLAEFRSQIMAPAAYDADGQGIAVIGTGPYRVTNLTPPLSLDASAFEGYWGAQPRIAEVAYDAVSRVETRALMAQSGDANFVFGLDPASVARLGMSDAVEVHSVAIPRTLLLKVNAGHPFLNTPEARRALSLAIDRDGIAKAVLRYPEGADQLFPPSVSAWHSDSVEPLGYDPEAAKALLEGLGWRAGSDGILAKNGARFALTLTTYPDRPELPLVSAVLEQQFRQIGVALTINSTNSSEIPAGHQDGSLDLGLIARNFSLIPDPIGTVMSDFAPSGDWGAMNWDNPEFVELVSGIARGDGDDADRTHAAEILQGELPVIPIAWYQQTLAAATDLRGVTIDPYERSFGLQDLERTE comes from the coding sequence ATGACAAAAATTCCTGCGCTCGCTGCAGCTCTGATGCTCTCGGTTCCGGCGCTTGCCGCCGCAGAGCCGGGCCGCCCGCTGACCGTGGCGGCACAGTTCGAGATCAAGGGCGCAGAGCCCTCGACCAGCGGCTACATCTTCACCCGCATGGGGATCACCGAAACCCTCGTCGATGCGGACGCAGAGGGCAATCTGGTGCCGGGGCTCGCCACCGGCTGGCAGGTGTCCGAGGGCGGGCTGAACTGGAGCTTCACGTTGCGCCCCGGCGTGAGCTTCCACGATGGCAGCCCGATGGATGCCGAGGCGGTGCTCAACGCGCTGACCATTGCCCGCGCCAAGCCCGGCCCGCTGGCCTCGCTGCCGATTTCGGGCATGACGGCCGAAGACGGCGCGCTGGTGATCACGCTGACCGAGCCGAGCGCGGCGCTTCCCGCCTATCTCGCCGAGTTCCGTTCGCAGATCATGGCGCCCGCCGCCTATGACGCCGACGGACAGGGGATCGCCGTCATCGGCACCGGCCCCTACCGTGTGACAAATCTTACGCCGCCGCTGTCGCTCGATGCCAGTGCCTTCGAAGGCTACTGGGGGGCGCAGCCGCGTATCGCCGAGGTTGCCTATGATGCGGTCAGCCGGGTCGAGACGCGCGCTCTGATGGCGCAGTCGGGCGATGCGAATTTCGTGTTCGGCCTCGATCCCGCCTCGGTGGCGCGCCTGGGGATGTCGGACGCGGTCGAGGTGCATTCGGTTGCGATCCCGCGCACGCTGCTGCTGAAGGTCAACGCAGGTCACCCCTTCCTGAACACGCCCGAGGCGCGCAGGGCGCTGAGCCTCGCCATCGACCGCGACGGCATCGCCAAGGCCGTGCTGCGCTATCCCGAGGGCGCCGACCAGCTCTTCCCGCCGTCGGTCTCGGCCTGGCACAGCGACAGCGTAGAACCCTTGGGCTACGATCCCGAGGCCGCCAAGGCGCTGCTCGAGGGGCTGGGGTGGCGCGCCGGATCCGATGGTATTCTGGCCAAGAACGGCGCGCGTTTTGCCCTGACGCTGACCACCTATCCCGACCGTCCCGAGCTGCCGCTGGTCTCAGCGGTGCTCGAACAGCAGTTCCGGCAGATCGGCGTCGCGCTGACGATCAATTCCACCAACTCCTCGGAGATCCCCGCAGGGCATCAGGACGGTTCGCTCGATCTGGGCCTGATCGCGCGGAACTTCTCGCTGATCCCCGATCCCATCGGCACGGTCATGTCCGACTTCGCGCCGAGCGGCGATTGGGGCGCGATGAATTGGGACAACCCGGAGTTCGTGGAGCTGGTCTCGGGCATCGCGCGCGGCGACGGCGATGACGCGGACCGCACCCATGCCGCCGAGATCCTGCAAGGCGAGCTGCCGGTGATCCCGATCGCGTGGTACCAGCAGACGCTTGCGGCAGCGACCGATCTTCGCGGCGTCACCATCGATCCCTACGAGCGCAGCTTTGGCCTGCAGGATCTGGAGCGGACCGAATGA
- the nikR gene encoding nickel-responsive transcriptional regulator NikR, with protein MQRITIAIEDDLLAELDRHMERSGATNRSEAIRDLMRRALTRNAPQEADCIGIVSYALDLATRDLGRRVPQTRHSRHDQAIAALSVPLDHTNAMEVTVMRGRVEDVEDYAHGLFAERGIRHGHLSLVPLEDVQQIHQHGISEPHMHSHLKIKDGF; from the coding sequence ATGCAACGGATCACGATCGCAATAGAAGACGACCTACTGGCCGAGCTGGACCGGCACATGGAACGGTCTGGCGCCACCAACAGGTCGGAGGCGATCCGGGACCTGATGCGCCGTGCCCTGACACGCAACGCTCCCCAGGAGGCGGATTGCATCGGGATTGTCAGCTATGCTCTGGACCTCGCGACCCGGGATCTGGGGCGCCGCGTCCCCCAAACCCGCCACTCCCGTCACGACCAGGCCATCGCGGCCTTGTCGGTGCCGCTCGACCACACGAATGCCATGGAGGTGACCGTGATGCGCGGCCGGGTGGAAGATGTGGAGGATTATGCGCATGGTCTCTTCGCCGAACGGGGAATTCGTCACGGCCATCTGTCCCTGGTGCCGCTGGAAGATGTCCAGCAAATCCACCAGCACGGCATAAGCGAACCGCACATGCACAGCCACCTGAAGATCAAGGATGGGTTCTGA
- a CDS encoding ABC transporter substrate-binding protein, which translates to MIRPLKLLALAASLLMPAPSEARPLVLAIGGEPDGGFDPIMGWGHYGNPLFQSTLLRYDAELTLVGDLATDWTLSEDGRVWRLRLRGDARFSDGTPLTAEDVAFTYNTARAAGGLADLTVLKEARALDELTVELELTEPRITFVSRLATLGVVPAATYGEGYARQPVGSGPFQMVEWREGEQLLVEPNPYWHGGEIAFERVSFVFGSEEAGQALARTGAADVVAVPPSMADAAPSGLAVLHVETVDNRGLAFPMLPDTGATTDAGTPIGNDVTADRAIRVAVNQALDREALVALALNGHGRPAMGPADGLPWDNPEAAIPGNDPTAAMATLEAAGWRDTDGDDIREKAGLRAAFRVLYPASDSTRQALALGASEQLRGIGIDAQPTGSSWDEIGALMHSQVVVLGWGAHDPSELFYLHHGDYAGVDYYNTGHYANPAVDARLEAAEAASSFGASLGEWKAAAWDGETGFGPKGDATWAWMVNLEHSYWVSDCLDLGPLQIHPHGHGFPITHDLPSWRWTCE; encoded by the coding sequence ATGATCCGTCCACTGAAACTCCTCGCACTCGCAGCGTCGCTTCTGATGCCTGCGCCCTCCGAAGCGCGGCCTCTTGTGCTGGCGATCGGCGGCGAGCCCGACGGCGGCTTCGATCCGATCATGGGTTGGGGCCACTATGGCAACCCGCTCTTTCAGTCGACCCTGCTGCGCTACGATGCCGAGCTCACTCTGGTTGGGGACCTCGCGACCGACTGGACCCTGTCGGAAGATGGGCGTGTCTGGCGGCTGCGCCTCCGCGGCGACGCCAGGTTCTCGGACGGAACGCCGCTGACGGCCGAGGATGTCGCATTTACCTACAACACGGCCAGAGCGGCCGGTGGGCTGGCCGACCTGACCGTTCTGAAGGAAGCCCGCGCCCTTGATGAATTGACAGTCGAGCTGGAACTGACCGAACCGCGGATCACCTTCGTCTCGCGCCTTGCCACGCTCGGCGTCGTGCCGGCTGCGACTTATGGTGAAGGCTATGCCCGGCAGCCTGTGGGCTCCGGGCCTTTCCAGATGGTCGAATGGCGCGAGGGCGAGCAGTTGCTGGTCGAACCGAACCCCTATTGGCATGGTGGCGAGATCGCCTTCGAGCGTGTCAGCTTTGTCTTCGGCTCGGAAGAGGCCGGGCAGGCGCTGGCACGGACGGGCGCAGCGGACGTCGTGGCCGTGCCGCCATCCATGGCGGATGCTGCCCCCTCGGGACTGGCCGTGCTTCATGTCGAGACGGTCGACAACCGGGGGCTGGCTTTCCCGATGCTGCCCGACACTGGCGCCACGACCGATGCGGGCACGCCAATCGGAAACGATGTGACGGCGGACAGGGCCATTCGTGTCGCGGTGAACCAGGCCCTCGACCGCGAGGCGCTGGTGGCGCTGGCCTTGAACGGTCACGGTCGCCCTGCCATGGGTCCCGCTGACGGCCTGCCTTGGGACAACCCCGAGGCCGCGATCCCCGGAAATGACCCGACCGCCGCGATGGCCACGCTGGAGGCGGCGGGATGGCGCGATACCGACGGGGACGACATCCGCGAGAAGGCCGGTCTGCGCGCCGCGTTCCGGGTGCTTTACCCCGCCAGCGACAGCACGCGCCAGGCGCTGGCTCTGGGCGCGTCGGAACAGTTGCGCGGCATCGGCATCGACGCCCAGCCGACGGGCAGCAGCTGGGATGAGATCGGGGCGCTGATGCATTCGCAGGTCGTCGTGCTCGGCTGGGGCGCGCATGACCCCTCCGAGCTTTTCTACCTGCACCATGGCGACTATGCCGGTGTCGACTATTACAACACCGGTCACTATGCGAACCCGGCTGTCGATGCGCGCCTCGAGGCTGCCGAGGCCGCGAGCAGCTTTGGCGCATCTCTTGGCGAGTGGAAGGCAGCGGCCTGGGACGGCGAGACGGGTTTCGGACCCAAGGGCGATGCAACATGGGCCTGGATGGTCAACCTCGAACATTCCTACTGGGTCTCTGATTGCCTGGACCTGGGGCCGCTTCAGATCCACCCCCATGGCCACGGTTTTCCCATCACCCACGATCTGCCGTCCTGGCGCTGGACCTGCGAGTGA
- a CDS encoding M48 family metallopeptidase has translation MGQITLPGNPPISVTLRRSAQARRLSLRLSQLDGRVTLTLPRRLPEAEAIGFLREKEGWLRGHLESRGADVAVGLGARLPFEGRAHEIRPAQGRSVRRVDGALEVPGAAQQVPARLVGWLRAEARDRLAAASDRHAAALGLPYSRLTLRDTRSRWGSCTAEGGLMYSWRLVMAPPEVLDYVAAHEVAHLAQMNHSPAFWAVVERLYGDWRPARRWLQVEGASLHRYRFGD, from the coding sequence ATGGGGCAGATTACCCTTCCGGGCAACCCGCCGATCTCGGTCACCCTGCGCCGCTCCGCGCAGGCGCGGCGGCTGTCGCTGCGACTCTCGCAGCTCGACGGTCGGGTGACGCTGACGCTGCCGCGTCGCCTGCCCGAGGCCGAGGCCATCGGCTTCCTGCGCGAGAAGGAGGGCTGGCTGCGCGGCCACCTCGAAAGCCGGGGTGCCGACGTGGCAGTGGGCCTTGGCGCGCGGCTGCCCTTCGAGGGGCGGGCGCATGAGATCCGTCCGGCGCAGGGGCGCAGCGTGAGACGCGTCGACGGCGCGCTCGAGGTGCCCGGCGCGGCACAGCAGGTTCCCGCGCGGCTCGTGGGCTGGCTGCGGGCCGAGGCGCGCGACCGGCTGGCCGCCGCCTCCGACCGCCACGCCGCCGCGCTCGGGCTGCCCTACAGCCGGCTGACGCTGCGCGACACGCGCTCGCGCTGGGGGTCGTGCACCGCCGAGGGTGGGCTGATGTATTCCTGGCGGCTGGTCATGGCGCCGCCCGAGGTGCTCGATTACGTCGCGGCGCATGAGGTGGCGCATCTGGCGCAGATGAACCACTCGCCGGCGTTCTGGGCGGTGGTCGAGCGGCTCTACGGCGACTGGCGCCCGGCGCGCCGCTGGCTGCAGGTCGAGGGCGCTTCGCTGCATCGCTATCGTTTCGGCGATTGA